One Verrucomicrobiia bacterium DNA window includes the following coding sequences:
- a CDS encoding prepilin-type N-terminal cleavage/methylation domain-containing protein has product MKVIERNKSVRNGFTLIELLVVIAIIAILAAMLLPALGKAKEKAKRTQCLNNLRQVGVGVMLYAGDFNDRVFTNIHPLSLHIGQADVLKAYGMTLKQAPSEANNIWSCPTRNFLPRRDTTYPNEIALGYQYYGGMRNWPNNPAGLGNSGNAPSPVKLGTSRPNWAMASDANARFTDQTANNGWGYDGLTPGQPPRVPHQRQGKRHPDGGMVLYVDGSVRWIKFESMYMFTTWNPTRRLFSYQEDWGSLNPTAAQLQLMKPTTADLQ; this is encoded by the coding sequence ATGAAAGTGATTGAGCGAAACAAGAGCGTCCGAAACGGTTTTACCCTGATTGAGTTGCTGGTGGTCATTGCAATTATCGCGATCCTTGCGGCGATGCTGCTTCCGGCGCTGGGCAAGGCGAAGGAAAAGGCCAAGCGCACCCAGTGCCTGAACAACCTGCGACAGGTCGGGGTGGGTGTGATGCTGTATGCGGGAGACTTCAACGACCGCGTGTTCACCAACATTCATCCGCTCTCGCTCCATATCGGGCAGGCCGATGTCCTGAAGGCTTACGGAATGACGCTCAAGCAGGCGCCGAGTGAAGCAAACAACATTTGGAGCTGTCCCACCCGAAATTTTCTGCCGCGCCGCGACACGACCTATCCCAACGAAATTGCCCTGGGTTACCAATATTATGGAGGCATGAGGAACTGGCCGAACAACCCTGCGGGTCTTGGCAATTCCGGCAATGCACCCAGTCCCGTGAAGCTCGGAACTTCCCGCCCGAACTGGGCGATGGCGTCCGATGCCAATGCGCGGTTCACAGACCAGACGGCAAACAATGGGTGGGGGTATGACGGCCTGACGCCGGGACAGCCTCCACGGGTTCCGCATCAACGCCAGGGAAAACGGCATCCTGACGGAGGCATGGTGTTGTATGTCGACGGTTCCGTTCGGTGGATCAAGTTCGAGAGCATGTACATGTTCACTACCTGGAACCCGACCCGCCGCCTTTTCAGTTACCAGGAGGATTGGGGATCCTTGAATCCCACTGCGGCTCAGCTGCAGTTGATGAAGCCCACCACGGCAGATTTGCAGTAG
- a CDS encoding transposase: protein MPARLNISGSYVARTAINDASLVDVAGQSVTFRWKNRKKNTGAKLPP, encoded by the coding sequence GTGCCAGCACGCTTAAATATCTCGGGCAGCTATGTCGCCCGCACCGCCATCAACGACGCGAGCCTGGTCGATGTTGCCGGCCAATCCGTCACGTTCCGCTGGAAGAACAGGAAAAAGAATACCGGCGCGAAACTTCCGCCATAG
- a CDS encoding LamG-like jellyroll fold domain-containing protein, protein MKSYHLKTRLCVVAAALVIGSPQLKADLVGPYTPDANTLFLFHFNEPAGSSATVNAGSKGGNSYTVQNDTAGTGQPNPPAVTDLLGAAGYSSGPINFGNSANFHTAGYLIGYDFNANGAYEADVQGGPVSPDRFAMTNLNVGNGGQSPFTIEALVAPTRIDGAQQEIVCTDSYAGANRGFQFRIVGSQLQLQMLDGATFFNSSAPIPTTGPHGFTNGFWYHVAITYDGSSVKLYWTRLDPSVNAANQISSENRVITTGHGNVLAPLVFGNDNRGASSEMFSGSIDELRISNVARGPGQMQFFSPAVTIVANPISQNIDYTETVRFSVVAASPTPMGFQWRFDGNPISGANSNVYVISQVGAANAGLYDVVVTNSAGFASTSAPANLVVGAANFLAHRYSFNGNLNDSVGTAHGTNFGNATVVDGALVLDGTDSTYAQLPGGLLAGLNSATVDFWATIGTTPTSSRIFDFGNSLPDFTSAIVGFNYLFFTPNSGGAHRLTISSGDVSFEQNAAGTGTLENQTVHVTCVVDPPNQRMLLYTNGVLETINTNMTAPLSSLNNVLTYLGRSLYAVDPYLNGSIDEFRIYNGALSPITVQQNHEQGPNIVLSDGPVDFVVNPVSTNIPVGQTATFTATAVGYLPIRYQWYKGGVLVPGATNASYSLVSQLADNGTSIQVFATNVIGSTVYSDASTVATLNTFVPPTLVWLGASHGDWDMASLNWTNLAGGALTAYTSFASALFDARGSAAPTVNVTQPVNPDLLTVNSGSDYLITSFALNGSLVGQGRLVKQGAGRLTIDVTNNMSGGILISAGTLQIGNGTGTGTLGGGAVTNNSVLAFNRGDTLAVPNAITGSGSVRQDGSGAAALSGNNTYTGQTLVNSGVMFVQSSNALGATSAGTVVAAGAQVYITANVNLSGEALTISGSGADSSGSLRKGGAGATTLGGPIALAADATVGVDGGAVLTVSNSVSGAAILTKNGDGTLALSGPGSYTGGTLLTAGALQLNSNNSIGRGSVTAEGNGRVILGNGVTLTNSVVFNGVNPGAALGAIMLPDGSNAIATVSGPLTFHANAATGGHFAGPTNGLLNVTGPLSFESGANVLMVRLGNVRLSAPGIGYTELQIRANTTSIGANNAIAPGTVVDIAGNGTATDPTSLDLNGFNQTVLGLRNEVAPANLAWVTNSAGSLSTLTIDPQGGAYLFSGSIVGNLSLVLASGSQTFLTNGSALSGLHTYTGNTLINGGTLSLGTGVRLTGTPVIHVANGASLDVTAAGLVIGPGQTLRGGDGAFIVNGSVTNNGTIELDVNKAGATLSSDSIQGLNHIRFGGTLKLNVTASPALTASDSFKLFNAAGYSGTFASFVPFRPAPGLSWDQSTLAVDGILRIAVGGGPDTTPTNMVTAVTGGGTQLELAWPASHVGWRLQAQTNSLATGLNASWVDVSSSTATNRIIVPISKTSGAVFYRLVYP, encoded by the coding sequence ATGAAAAGCTATCACCTGAAGACACGTTTGTGCGTTGTCGCGGCCGCTTTGGTCATCGGAAGTCCGCAGCTCAAGGCCGATCTTGTGGGACCTTACACGCCTGACGCCAACACGCTCTTTCTCTTTCACTTCAACGAACCCGCAGGCTCCTCAGCCACGGTGAACGCAGGTTCCAAGGGCGGCAATTCATACACGGTTCAGAACGACACGGCTGGCACTGGGCAGCCGAATCCTCCCGCAGTGACGGACCTGCTCGGCGCGGCCGGCTATTCCAGCGGTCCAATCAATTTCGGAAACAGCGCGAACTTCCACACAGCCGGATACCTGATTGGATACGACTTCAATGCGAATGGCGCCTACGAAGCCGATGTGCAGGGCGGACCCGTGAGTCCCGATCGCTTCGCGATGACCAACTTGAACGTGGGAAATGGAGGGCAATCCCCTTTCACGATCGAGGCGCTGGTTGCGCCCACCCGCATTGACGGCGCGCAGCAGGAGATTGTCTGCACCGACAGCTACGCGGGGGCGAACCGCGGATTCCAATTCCGCATCGTGGGCAGCCAGTTGCAGCTTCAGATGCTCGACGGCGCAACATTCTTCAATTCGTCGGCCCCCATTCCGACCACGGGGCCGCACGGGTTCACGAATGGTTTTTGGTATCACGTGGCGATCACGTACGACGGGTCATCTGTGAAGCTCTACTGGACCCGGTTAGATCCGAGCGTGAATGCCGCGAACCAGATTTCATCCGAAAATCGCGTGATCACCACGGGTCATGGAAACGTCCTGGCTCCGCTGGTTTTTGGAAATGACAACCGTGGTGCATCCAGCGAAATGTTTTCAGGCAGCATCGATGAGTTGCGGATCAGCAATGTTGCGCGCGGGCCCGGCCAGATGCAGTTCTTCTCGCCTGCGGTGACCATCGTTGCGAATCCCATCAGCCAGAACATCGATTACACCGAAACCGTCCGGTTCTCCGTCGTTGCCGCAAGTCCGACCCCAATGGGTTTTCAATGGCGTTTCGATGGCAATCCAATTTCGGGGGCGAACAGCAATGTTTATGTGATTTCACAAGTGGGTGCTGCGAATGCCGGGCTTTACGATGTCGTCGTTACGAACTCTGCGGGCTTTGCTTCAACGAGCGCACCGGCGAATCTCGTTGTCGGCGCAGCCAACTTCCTGGCGCATCGCTATAGCTTCAACGGCAATCTCAATGACAGCGTTGGCACGGCCCATGGCACCAACTTCGGGAATGCAACCGTGGTCGACGGCGCGCTCGTCCTCGACGGAACTGACAGCACCTACGCGCAATTGCCGGGCGGCCTGCTTGCGGGGTTGAACTCTGCGACTGTGGATTTCTGGGCAACGATCGGGACGACTCCGACTTCGTCACGCATCTTCGATTTCGGCAACAGCCTGCCCGATTTCACGAGTGCGATCGTTGGGTTCAACTATCTGTTTTTCACCCCGAATTCCGGTGGAGCCCATCGGCTGACGATTTCTTCGGGCGACGTTTCGTTCGAGCAGAATGCCGCGGGCACGGGCACGCTGGAGAATCAGACGGTGCACGTCACGTGCGTGGTCGATCCTCCCAACCAGAGAATGCTGCTCTACACGAATGGCGTCCTGGAAACGATCAACACGAACATGACCGCGCCTCTGTCGTCGCTGAATAACGTGCTGACCTATCTTGGCCGCTCTCTGTATGCGGTTGATCCGTATCTCAACGGCAGCATCGATGAGTTCCGCATCTACAACGGCGCGCTGTCGCCGATCACCGTGCAGCAGAATCACGAACAGGGGCCAAACATTGTTCTCAGCGATGGTCCCGTGGATTTCGTCGTGAACCCGGTCAGCACAAACATTCCTGTCGGCCAGACGGCGACCTTCACGGCAACTGCGGTCGGTTACCTGCCGATTCGGTATCAATGGTATAAGGGCGGTGTCCTGGTGCCGGGCGCGACGAATGCAAGCTACAGCCTCGTGTCGCAGCTGGCGGACAATGGCACATCGATCCAGGTCTTCGCCACCAATGTGATTGGCTCAACCGTGTATTCCGATGCAAGCACCGTGGCGACGCTGAACACCTTTGTGCCGCCGACGCTTGTCTGGCTGGGCGCATCGCATGGCGACTGGGATATGGCCTCGCTCAACTGGACGAACCTCGCGGGCGGCGCCCTGACGGCTTACACCTCCTTCGCATCGGCTCTGTTTGATGCTCGTGGCAGCGCGGCACCGACGGTTAACGTAACGCAGCCCGTGAACCCGGATTTGCTGACGGTGAATTCCGGATCCGATTATCTGATCACGTCGTTTGCCTTGAATGGTTCTCTTGTCGGGCAGGGCCGGCTGGTGAAGCAGGGAGCAGGAAGGCTTACGATCGATGTCACCAACAATATGTCGGGCGGAATCTTGATTTCCGCAGGCACGTTGCAGATTGGAAATGGCACGGGCACGGGAACGCTAGGAGGCGGTGCGGTCACCAACAACAGCGTCCTCGCGTTCAACCGCGGGGATACGCTGGCAGTTCCGAATGCCATCACAGGCTCAGGTTCAGTGCGCCAGGATGGCAGCGGTGCGGCCGCGCTTTCCGGGAACAACACCTACACGGGCCAAACGCTCGTGAACAGCGGCGTGATGTTCGTGCAGAGCAGCAACGCGCTGGGAGCCACCTCAGCCGGCACGGTCGTGGCCGCGGGCGCGCAGGTGTACATCACTGCCAACGTGAATCTCAGCGGCGAAGCGCTGACGATCAGCGGATCGGGCGCCGACAGTTCGGGATCACTTCGCAAGGGCGGAGCCGGAGCCACTACGCTCGGCGGACCCATTGCGCTGGCTGCGGACGCAACCGTGGGAGTGGACGGAGGCGCCGTGCTGACCGTCAGCAACTCGGTTTCAGGCGCTGCGATTCTTACAAAAAATGGAGACGGCACCCTGGCACTCAGCGGGCCGGGATCCTATACAGGCGGCACATTGCTCACGGCGGGCGCGCTGCAGTTGAATTCCAATAACAGCATAGGGCGGGGCAGCGTCACCGCTGAAGGCAACGGCCGGGTGATTCTCGGAAACGGAGTTACTCTGACGAATTCGGTGGTATTCAATGGCGTCAATCCCGGCGCTGCGCTTGGTGCCATCATGTTGCCGGACGGTTCCAATGCGATCGCGACTGTGAGTGGCCCCCTCACATTCCATGCGAACGCCGCGACCGGAGGGCACTTTGCCGGGCCGACAAATGGCCTGCTGAACGTCACGGGGCCGTTATCGTTTGAGAGCGGCGCCAATGTGCTGATGGTTCGATTGGGCAATGTCAGGTTGAGCGCGCCAGGGATTGGTTACACAGAACTGCAAATCCGGGCGAACACGACCAGCATCGGCGCCAACAACGCCATTGCACCGGGAACGGTTGTTGACATCGCAGGCAATGGAACTGCGACCGATCCGACCAGTCTGGACCTCAACGGGTTTAACCAGACGGTGCTTGGCTTGCGAAATGAAGTGGCGCCGGCAAATCTGGCGTGGGTCACGAACAGCGCTGGCTCCTTGAGCACCCTTACAATCGATCCGCAGGGCGGCGCCTATCTGTTCAGCGGCAGCATCGTGGGGAATCTATCGCTCGTGCTTGCTTCAGGCTCGCAGACCTTCCTGACCAACGGTTCCGCTTTGAGCGGTCTTCATACTTACACCGGCAACACGCTCATCAATGGCGGAACCCTCTCGCTCGGAACTGGCGTCCGGCTCACCGGGACTCCAGTGATTCATGTGGCAAATGGGGCGTCGCTGGACGTGACTGCTGCGGGATTGGTGATCGGACCGGGTCAAACACTGCGCGGCGGCGACGGCGCCTTCATTGTGAACGGCAGCGTCACCAACAACGGCACAATCGAGCTCGATGTGAACAAGGCGGGCGCGACGTTGAGCAGCGACAGCATCCAGGGACTGAACCATATTCGATTCGGTGGGACGTTGAAGTTGAACGTCACTGCTTCGCCAGCCCTGACGGCGAGCGACAGCTTCAAGCTGTTCAACGCGGCTGGTTACTCGGGAACCTTTGCATCGTTCGTTCCGTTCAGGCCAGCCCCGGGTTTGTCTTGGGACCAGAGCACGCTCGCGGTGGATGGAATCTTGCGCATTGCAGTCGGCGGAGGACCTGACACGACGCCGACAAACATGGTGACTGCGGTGACGGGTGGCGGAACTCAGTTGGAACTCGCATGGCCGGCATCGCATGTGGGATGGCGTCTGCAGGCACAAACCAATTCGCTGGCCACTGGCCTGAATGCAAGCTGGGTGGACGTCTCTTCTTCCACGGCCACCAACCGCATCATTGTGCCGATCTCGAAAACGAGCGGCGCGGTGTTCTACCGGCTGGTTTATCCCTGA
- a CDS encoding PEP-CTERM sorting domain-containing protein, translated as MKHRLKQNMGASLVLAVIASSAAAASAQITIYSDNFSGSGGALNGSAVDVGGQNWQAGSAFLDNGTVNTVVAASANGQAAWLPFAPVNGTVYTATATILNTNPDWIAFGFMPALPVGGDWTATDFGVRHSNSGAHAWGFSRNNATQNDQEFFNGVNTSNNTGLGGNLADPANPITLGIVLDTTGATWTAQYFLNGVQQGGSFNLPATANTGIGGIGFSRDRNATAGTGGVISAFSLTQVPEPTTFAMLALGASLLGMRLRRNLK; from the coding sequence ATGAAACACAGACTCAAACAGAACATGGGAGCGTCCCTGGTGCTCGCGGTTATCGCCTCATCGGCGGCAGCGGCCAGTGCGCAGATCACAATCTATTCGGACAACTTCAGCGGGAGCGGCGGGGCATTAAACGGCAGCGCTGTTGATGTCGGCGGCCAGAACTGGCAGGCGGGAAGCGCGTTCCTCGACAACGGAACAGTTAACACCGTTGTCGCTGCTTCCGCGAACGGCCAGGCCGCCTGGCTGCCGTTTGCCCCCGTAAACGGAACTGTTTACACGGCGACGGCAACCATCCTGAACACAAATCCCGATTGGATTGCGTTCGGATTCATGCCGGCGCTTCCGGTCGGTGGCGACTGGACGGCAACTGACTTCGGCGTGCGTCACTCCAACAGCGGTGCACACGCGTGGGGTTTTTCGCGAAACAACGCGACGCAGAATGACCAGGAGTTCTTCAATGGCGTCAATACCAGCAACAACACGGGTCTTGGCGGGAATCTTGCAGATCCGGCGAATCCGATCACGCTGGGAATTGTTCTGGACACGACTGGCGCAACGTGGACTGCGCAGTATTTCTTGAACGGGGTGCAGCAGGGTGGCTCGTTCAATCTTCCAGCTACCGCGAACACAGGCATCGGAGGTATCGGTTTCAGCCGCGACCGCAACGCAACTGCAGGCACCGGCGGTGTGATCTCTGCCTTCTCCCTGACACAGGTTCCCGAGCCCACCACGTTTGCGATGCTGGCACTAGGGGCTAGTTTGCTTGGGATGCGGCTGCGCCGGAACTTGAAGTAG
- a CDS encoding glycosyl hydrolase — protein sequence MRRIAGLFAGAGMLLSLAVVSAADLESGFANPPREARTRAYWWWLNGNVDKAAITRDLEEMKAKGWGGALICDAGGAEQDGNDRVPAGPAFFSTEWRELYRHTLKEANRLELELSLNIQSGWNLGGPDVLAEDSAKKVIWSELEITGPTNFSGALPLPRVRDNYSREIAVLAYRIRPEVPTNRPPLKHWREKAIHNELHFSAPETAILHEENQGLPNEHDARVEDVVDLRGRFGADGILRWEVPAGRWQVLRFVCTIGDRSYVSTSSDGWKGYSLDVLDQEALKKYWDSVVEPLIADAGSFAGSTLKYLHTDSWEVEPLNWTLKFPRKFLQYRGYDVTPWLPVLAGRIINSREDSNRFLHDFRRTLGDLAVAEHYTPFRDWAHRHGILIHPESGGPHAVPIDAQQCLGMNDVPMSEFWAWSWRHRVGDRNRFFLKQPASAAHTYGRRLVAAEGFTTIGPHWQETVWDNLRPSFDHALTEGMNRLVWHAFVCSPESAGMPGQQYFAGTHFNPNTTWWNQSGPFIQYMNRCQFMLQQGLFIADALYYYGDHVPNFTQLRSSDPAKVGKGYDYDVITEEAILTRVSVKDGLLILPDGMSYRLMVLPEREVISLRVLEKVRELVNDGATIIMVRPSRASGLAGHEKADARVREIAAELLGREPAAAAQSVRRFGKGRVVSGRTAREVLQADGVVPDFEAAAPNADAEINYIHRRDGRTDFYFVANRSTNAEEVSLTFRIGDRAPELWDAVTGERRFAADYQQSQGRTIIPVQLPPCGSMFVVFRENASAPPAARSRNYDEYSPVHEIAGSWTVAFDSRWGGPGTVTFDDLVSWPERPESGVRFYSGTATYRRQFTLPEDEVTSGQGDLYLDLGDVREMAEVKVNGKSCGIAWTPPFRVNIAGAVRAGVNELQIEVVNFWPNRIIGDSSLPRNERLTRTNVRKFTPQSALMRSGLFGPVKVVRRDAAGGPRVSLSTENFNEHMR from the coding sequence ATGAGACGAATTGCGGGACTGTTCGCCGGGGCTGGCATGCTTTTGTCGTTGGCGGTTGTTTCGGCTGCGGACCTGGAGAGCGGTTTCGCGAACCCGCCGCGCGAGGCGAGGACGCGCGCTTATTGGTGGTGGTTGAATGGCAATGTCGACAAGGCCGCGATCACACGCGACCTGGAGGAAATGAAAGCGAAAGGGTGGGGCGGCGCCCTGATCTGCGACGCCGGCGGAGCGGAGCAGGACGGCAACGATCGCGTGCCTGCGGGGCCCGCTTTCTTCAGCACCGAATGGCGCGAGCTTTACAGGCACACATTGAAAGAGGCGAATCGCCTGGAGCTTGAGTTGAGCTTGAACATCCAGAGTGGATGGAACCTGGGCGGACCTGATGTTCTGGCTGAAGACTCCGCAAAAAAGGTGATCTGGTCTGAACTGGAGATTACCGGCCCCACGAATTTCAGTGGCGCACTTCCGCTGCCGCGCGTGCGGGATAATTATTCCCGGGAAATCGCCGTGCTCGCATATCGGATTCGTCCTGAAGTGCCCACCAACCGCCCCCCTCTTAAACACTGGCGCGAAAAGGCGATTCACAACGAGCTTCACTTTTCCGCGCCGGAAACAGCGATCCTCCACGAGGAGAACCAAGGTCTTCCAAATGAACACGACGCGCGGGTGGAGGACGTCGTTGACCTTCGCGGCAGGTTCGGTGCGGATGGTATTCTGCGCTGGGAAGTTCCGGCCGGCCGCTGGCAGGTGTTGCGCTTCGTCTGCACAATCGGCGATCGTTCGTATGTTTCCACTTCGAGCGACGGGTGGAAGGGATATTCGCTCGACGTACTGGACCAGGAAGCCTTGAAGAAATACTGGGATTCGGTGGTTGAACCCTTGATCGCCGACGCGGGATCGTTCGCCGGCAGCACACTTAAATACCTGCATACCGACAGCTGGGAAGTGGAGCCGCTGAATTGGACCCTTAAGTTCCCGCGGAAATTCCTGCAGTATCGCGGATATGACGTCACGCCGTGGCTGCCTGTTCTCGCAGGTCGTATTATCAATTCGCGGGAAGACAGCAATCGCTTCCTGCATGATTTTCGGCGCACGTTGGGCGACCTGGCCGTGGCGGAGCATTACACGCCATTTCGCGATTGGGCGCATCGCCACGGAATCCTGATTCATCCCGAGTCGGGCGGGCCGCACGCAGTTCCGATCGATGCGCAACAATGCCTTGGGATGAACGATGTGCCGATGTCTGAGTTCTGGGCGTGGTCGTGGCGGCATCGGGTCGGCGACCGCAATCGTTTTTTCCTGAAGCAGCCGGCTTCAGCGGCACACACCTATGGACGGAGGCTTGTCGCGGCGGAAGGATTTACCACGATTGGGCCGCACTGGCAGGAAACCGTTTGGGACAATTTGCGGCCGTCGTTCGACCACGCCCTGACTGAGGGAATGAACCGCCTCGTGTGGCATGCGTTCGTCTGTTCGCCTGAATCGGCCGGGATGCCGGGGCAGCAGTATTTTGCGGGGACACATTTCAACCCGAACACAACGTGGTGGAACCAGTCGGGCCCCTTCATCCAGTACATGAATCGCTGCCAGTTCATGCTGCAGCAGGGATTGTTCATCGCCGACGCATTGTATTACTACGGTGATCACGTGCCGAACTTCACCCAATTGCGGAGTTCCGATCCTGCAAAGGTGGGGAAAGGTTATGACTACGACGTGATTACGGAGGAAGCCATTCTCACCCGTGTCAGCGTGAAGGACGGCTTGCTCATACTGCCGGACGGAATGAGCTACAGGCTCATGGTTTTGCCGGAACGCGAAGTCATATCGCTGCGCGTGCTGGAGAAAGTGCGTGAATTGGTGAACGACGGCGCCACGATCATCATGGTGCGGCCCAGCCGGGCGAGCGGGCTGGCTGGGCATGAAAAGGCGGATGCCCGCGTCAGGGAAATCGCTGCGGAACTTCTTGGACGCGAGCCAGCGGCCGCCGCGCAGAGCGTGCGCAGATTCGGCAAGGGACGTGTTGTTTCCGGCCGCACAGCGCGCGAGGTTCTTCAGGCTGACGGGGTCGTTCCCGATTTTGAAGCGGCCGCCCCGAACGCCGATGCCGAGATCAACTACATCCATCGGCGTGATGGGCGTACCGACTTCTATTTTGTTGCGAACCGTTCGACGAACGCTGAAGAGGTTTCGTTGACGTTCCGTATTGGAGATCGCGCGCCCGAACTGTGGGATGCAGTCACTGGGGAGCGGCGGTTTGCCGCGGACTATCAGCAGTCGCAGGGACGCACCATCATTCCCGTTCAGTTGCCGCCGTGTGGATCGATGTTCGTGGTGTTTCGCGAGAATGCGTCAGCCCCCCCGGCAGCGCGGAGCCGAAATTACGATGAATATTCTCCGGTTCACGAGATTGCGGGTTCGTGGACCGTTGCATTCGATTCCAGGTGGGGCGGCCCGGGAACCGTGACATTTGACGATCTGGTCAGCTGGCCGGAGCGGCCTGAATCGGGCGTTCGTTTCTATTCCGGAACCGCAACCTATCGACGCCAGTTCACACTGCCCGAGGACGAGGTGACGAGCGGGCAGGGGGATCTCTACCTGGACCTGGGCGATGTGCGCGAGATGGCGGAAGTGAAAGTGAATGGAAAATCATGTGGCATTGCGTGGACGCCTCCGTTTCGTGTGAATATTGCCGGGGCTGTTCGCGCCGGAGTTAACGAGTTGCAGATCGAGGTCGTGAATTTTTGGCCGAATCGGATTATCGGTGACAGTTCCCTTCCACGGAACGAGCGCCTCACCCGAACCAACGTCCGAAAATTTACTCCCCAGTCCGCGCTCATGCGCTCGGGTTTGTTCGGCCCGGTGAAGGTGGTTCGGCGCGACGCAGCGGGTGGCCCCCGTGTGAGCCTGTCGACGGAAAACTTCAACGAGCACATGAGGTGA